The Candidatus Paceibacterota bacterium genome includes a window with the following:
- the nusG gene encoding transcription termination/antitermination protein NusG gives MSRQQTKQGKNWYAIHTYSGYEEAVAQNLLQRIESMDMKDKIFNVIVPKEKKIKIKSGKRETVEEKVYPGYVLVEMIVTDDSWYVVRNTPRVTGFIGAGTTPIPIKQEEIDFLMKRMQQEEPEHKIDVSIGDLVKITDGPFKDFDGKVSEIDEERGRIKVLVNMFDRDTPVDLDYLQIKKI, from the coding sequence ATGTCTAGACAACAAACAAAACAAGGGAAGAATTGGTATGCTATTCATACATATTCTGGATACGAAGAAGCTGTTGCACAAAATTTATTACAGCGTATTGAGTCTATGGATATGAAAGACAAGATTTTTAATGTAATTGTCCCGAAAGAAAAAAAAATAAAAATTAAGAGTGGTAAAAGAGAAACAGTAGAAGAAAAAGTTTACCCAGGATATGTTCTTGTGGAAATGATAGTTACTGATGATTCTTGGTATGTAGTAAGAAACACTCCAAGAGTTACAGGTTTTATTGGGGCGGGAACAACTCCGATTCCCATAAAGCAAGAAGAGATAGATTTTTTGATGAAAAGAATGCAGCAAGAAGAGCCAGAACATAAAATTGATGTTAGCATTGGGGACTTGGTTAAAATTACAGACGGACCATTTAAAGATTTTGACGGCAAGGTTTCAGAGATTGACGAGGAAAGAGGTAGAATAAAAGTTCTTGTTAATATGTTTGATAGAGACACTCCCGTTGATCTTGACTATTTACAAATTAAAAAAATATAG
- the gatB gene encoding Asp-tRNA(Asn)/Glu-tRNA(Gln) amidotransferase subunit GatB, which produces MEYKTTIGLEIHAELKTATKMFCDCKNDPKETKPNVNICPICMGHPGTLPVINKKAVEFVIKTGLALNCKINEDTFFERKNYFYPDLTKGYQISQYQTPLTKDGYLDIKTDNEQQTTKKIRINRVHLEEDTGKLVHPKGADYSLVDFNRVGVPLMELVTEPDISSAKEAGGFARELQLILRYLDVSNADMEKGQMRVEVNISLSKTKKLGTKVEIKNLNSVKSVEKSIKFEIKRQVELLNRGEKIVQETRGWHDIRQETFSQREKEESHDYRYFPEPDLPPLKIKI; this is translated from the coding sequence ATGGAATATAAAACTACAATTGGACTTGAAATACACGCAGAACTTAAAACAGCTACAAAAATGTTCTGTGATTGCAAGAATGATCCGAAAGAAACTAAACCGAATGTTAATATTTGTCCAATTTGTATGGGACACCCCGGGACCTTACCGGTTATTAATAAAAAAGCGGTTGAGTTTGTTATAAAAACCGGCCTTGCTCTAAATTGTAAAATTAACGAAGACACTTTTTTTGAAAGAAAAAATTATTTTTATCCAGATCTTACAAAAGGATATCAGATTTCTCAGTACCAGACGCCACTTACAAAAGATGGTTATCTTGATATAAAAACAGACAACGAACAACAAACAACTAAGAAAATTAGGATTAACAGAGTTCATCTCGAAGAAGATACAGGCAAATTAGTGCACCCTAAGGGAGCTGATTATTCTTTAGTTGATTTTAACAGGGTTGGTGTTCCTTTAATGGAATTAGTCACAGAACCAGATATTTCATCTGCCAAGGAAGCTGGAGGTTTTGCAAGAGAGTTACAGTTAATTTTGCGTTATCTGGACGTTTCGAATGCTGACATGGAGAAAGGGCAAATGAGAGTTGAAGTTAATATTTCGCTTTCAAAAACAAAAAAACTTGGAACAAAGGTCGAAATCAAAAATTTAAATTCTGTAAAGTCAGTTGAAAAATCAATAAAATTCGAAATTAAAAGACAGGTGGAGTTATTAAACAGAGGAGAGAAAATAGTTCAGGAAACTCGTGGTTGGCATGATATTAGGCAAGAAACATTCAGTCAGCGAGAAAAAGAAGAATCGCACGATTATCGTTATTTTCCAGAACCGGACTTGCCGCCGTTGAAAATAAAAATATAA
- the rplK gene encoding 50S ribosomal protein L11 — MKKVITQIKLQIEAGKANPAPPIGPALGQHGINIADFCQKFNAKTKDKGNEIIPVELTVYEDRSFDFELKTPPAAYLIKKAAGVDKGSGEPQKTKVGKITKSQIEEIAKKKMEDLNTDDLEAAKKIIEGTAKSLGIKVE, encoded by the coding sequence ATGAAAAAAGTAATAACTCAAATTAAACTTCAGATAGAAGCGGGTAAAGCAAATCCTGCGCCTCCGATTGGTCCAGCGCTTGGTCAGCACGGAATTAATATTGCTGATTTTTGTCAAAAATTTAATGCAAAGACAAAAGACAAAGGAAACGAAATTATACCCGTTGAATTAACGGTTTATGAAGATAGGTCTTTTGATTTCGAACTTAAAACACCTCCAGCAGCTTATCTTATTAAAAAAGCAGCAGGGGTTGATAAGGGTTCTGGCGAGCCACAAAAAACAAAAGTTGGTAAAATTACAAAATCTCAGATAGAAGAGATTGCTAAAAAGAAAATGGAGGATTTAAATACGGACGATTTGGAAGCAGCAAAGAAAATTATAGAAGGCACTGCAAAAAGCCTGGGAATAAAAGTAGAATAA
- the dcd gene encoding dCTP deaminase has translation MILCDKEIKKYLKEGIIKIKPKPDFKEQLGPCSLDLCLGNTFKTFKPTQYPYLDLKRKTDFESVMEIVEIEDGGPFILQPNEFVIAVAKEDVTLPSDIMGRLDGRSSLGRLGLVVHSTAARFDPGWTGKPVMELGNLGIMPIILYVGMRVCAMTFETLSAPAEKPYLKQKDHKYAGQKSAVASRLHKEERRKKK, from the coding sequence ATGATTTTATGCGATAAAGAAATTAAGAAATATCTTAAAGAAGGAATAATTAAGATAAAACCAAAGCCGGATTTTAAAGAACAATTAGGACCATGTTCTCTTGATTTGTGTCTAGGAAATACTTTCAAAACTTTTAAACCCACTCAATATCCATATTTAGATCTTAAAAGAAAAACAGACTTTGAGTCAGTAATGGAAATTGTTGAAATAGAAGATGGGGGACCATTTATTTTACAACCAAATGAATTTGTTATTGCGGTTGCAAAAGAAGATGTTACTTTACCTTCTGATATAATGGGGCGACTCGACGGAAGAAGTTCTTTAGGAAGATTAGGCTTGGTTGTCCATTCGACTGCAGCAAGATTTGATCCAGGGTGGACAGGAAAACCAGTTATGGAGTTGGGTAATCTTGGTATTATGCCAATTATTCTTTATGTCGGCATGAGAGTGTGCGCTATGACTTTTGAGACACTTTCTGCTCCTGCTGAAAAACCATATTTGAAACAAAAAGATCATAAATATGCAGGACAGAAATCTGCAGTTGCAAGTAGATTACATAAAGAAGAAAGGAGAAAAAAGAAATAA
- a CDS encoding MazG nucleotide pyrophosphohydrolase domain-containing protein, producing MSLKNIQKEVDDWAKQYKIPYWQPHEILARLTEEVGELAREINHLYGPKKKKAEEDKKEIEDEIGDIIFTLCCLANSKNLDLNKAFEKTMQKCYGRDKNRYEKK from the coding sequence ATGTCTTTAAAAAATATCCAAAAAGAAGTTGATGACTGGGCAAAGCAGTATAAAATTCCGTACTGGCAGCCCCATGAAATTTTAGCACGTCTTACAGAAGAGGTGGGAGAGCTTGCAAGAGAGATTAATCACTTGTATGGTCCAAAGAAAAAGAAAGCCGAGGAGGATAAAAAAGAGATAGAGGACGAGATTGGAGATATTATATTCACTTTATGTTGTTTGGCTAACTCAAAAAATTTAGACCTTAATAAGGCTTTTGAAAAGACAATGCAAAAGTGCTATGGTAGAGATAAGAACCGTTACGAGAAAAAATAA
- a CDS encoding lamin tail domain-containing protein: MKKILKFKINKTLISISKIALISFGLFIFFGVSQAFASEIPVPNNVFSAGCWEKPTTPALLSPENGYIVTSSSDQWFLNPVMDWADSAPNCPLSKDIQYKYESYHSYIDGELSDLAYESEFLKEPKITLPQDQTSDGDYYWRVRAYDGYTWSDWSEVWLLRIDTKTLFFSEYIEGSSNNKALEIYNPKNSEIDLGAEGYKVEMYFNESSFAGLTINLSGTVASGDVFVLTRRDAHLDILAQADQIQDTTAGWYNGDDAVVLKQGDKIIDVIGQVGFDPGSEWGSGLTSTQDNTLVRKCGITSGDTDGSDSFDPSVEWEGYGVDTFSHLGSHTLTCPTEEEVLPPPEESPIEEENVSLQIKSPDLQNTNAVQNPEDKTLLDKEKESIPEENQDLSDGKDEDIPEDKINVPEEEKPDEEIVEDEKNSEESEQFLKENLLEEEIIKKE; this comes from the coding sequence ATGAAAAAAATTCTAAAATTTAAAATAAATAAGACATTGATATCAATATCAAAAATTGCCTTAATTTCATTTGGGCTTTTTATCTTTTTTGGCGTTAGTCAAGCCTTTGCTAGCGAAATTCCTGTTCCAAATAATGTGTTTTCAGCTGGTTGTTGGGAAAAACCAACAACGCCAGCGCTTTTATCTCCAGAAAATGGTTATATAGTAACTTCAAGTTCAGATCAGTGGTTTTTAAATCCTGTTATGGATTGGGCCGATTCTGCACCTAATTGTCCTTTATCAAAAGATATTCAATATAAATATGAATCTTACCATTCTTATATAGATGGTGAGTTAAGTGATCTTGCTTATGAATCAGAATTTTTAAAAGAACCAAAAATTACATTACCACAAGATCAGACTTCTGATGGAGATTATTATTGGAGGGTTAGGGCCTATGATGGTTATACCTGGAGCGACTGGAGTGAAGTCTGGCTTCTTAGGATTGATACAAAAACTCTTTTCTTCTCAGAATACATCGAGGGAAGTTCAAATAATAAGGCATTAGAAATTTATAATCCGAAAAACTCTGAAATTGATTTGGGTGCAGAGGGATATAAAGTGGAAATGTACTTTAATGAGAGTTCTTTTGCTGGTCTGACAATTAATCTGTCAGGAACAGTGGCCAGCGGTGATGTTTTTGTTCTAACTCGAAGAGATGCCCATCTAGATATATTAGCTCAAGCCGATCAAATTCAAGACACTACGGCTGGGTGGTATAATGGCGACGATGCTGTTGTACTTAAGCAAGGCGATAAAATTATAGATGTTATTGGCCAAGTCGGATTTGATCCTGGTTCAGAATGGGGAAGTGGACTAACAAGTACCCAGGATAATACTTTAGTCAGAAAATGTGGAATTACTTCTGGAGATACAGATGGCAGTGATTCTTTTGATCCATCTGTTGAATGGGAAGGTTATGGGGTTGATACTTTTTCTCATTTGGGTTCGCATACTTTAACCTGTCCGACAGAGGAAGAAGTTTTACCACCACCCGAAGAATCTCCAATTGAAGAAGAGAATGTTTCTCTTCAGATAAAAAGTCCTGATTTGCAAAATACTAATGCTGTACAAAATCCAGAGGATAAAACTTTATTAGATAAAGAGAAAGAAAGTATTCCGGAAGAAAATCAGGATTTGTCAGATGGAAAAGATGAGGATATCCCAGAAGATAAAATAAATGTTCCCGAGGAAGAAAAACCAGATGAAGAAATTGTTGAAGACGAAAAGAACAGTGAAGAATCGGAGCAATTTTTAAAAGAAAATTTATTAGAAGAAGAAATAATAAAAAAAGAATAA
- a CDS encoding serine hydroxymethyltransferase, with product MNFKDKKVKELIKKEVDRQKNGLVLIPSENYASLEVLSAMGTPLSNKYSEGYPGKRYYPGNQFIDEIEKTAILRAKKIFKAEHANVQPHSGSQANAAVYLALLEPGDKVLGMSLESGGHLTHGSPVNFSGKIYNFSYYNVDKKTQIIDYKQVEKIALKFKPKIIVAGVTSYPREINFKKFRKIADKVGAYLMGDIAHLAGLVVSGVHLHPFPYCDVVTLTTHKTLRGPRGGMILSKKKDRLDKKDNDLAKKIDNALFPGSQGGPLENVIAAKAVCFLEASRPSFKEYQRQVVKNARVMAEEFKNNDISVISGGTDTHMVLIDISSYSSNSLKLQKELEKLGIYANRNSIPFEKRPFYNPSGIRLGSPAITSRGMKEKEAKKIAEMISLVIKNISNTKIKKEFAKEVKKLCKKFPIYKSLKV from the coding sequence ATGAACTTTAAAGATAAAAAAGTAAAAGAATTAATTAAAAAAGAAGTTGACCGTCAAAAGAACGGTCTTGTATTGATTCCTTCTGAAAATTATGCCTCACTCGAGGTTCTCTCTGCTATGGGAACACCCCTTAGTAATAAATATTCAGAAGGGTATCCTGGAAAGAGATACTATCCTGGAAATCAATTTATAGATGAGATTGAAAAAACAGCGATATTAAGAGCAAAGAAAATTTTCAAGGCAGAACATGCTAATGTCCAGCCTCATTCTGGCTCTCAAGCGAATGCCGCTGTCTATTTAGCGCTTTTAGAACCGGGCGATAAAGTTTTAGGAATGAGTCTTGAATCGGGAGGCCACTTAACTCATGGCTCACCTGTTAATTTTTCCGGAAAAATTTATAATTTTTCTTATTATAATGTCGATAAAAAAACACAGATAATTGATTATAAGCAAGTTGAGAAAATAGCATTAAAATTTAAACCCAAAATAATTGTTGCCGGCGTTACTTCTTATCCTCGGGAAATTAACTTTAAAAAATTTAGAAAAATTGCAGATAAGGTAGGTGCATATTTAATGGGAGACATTGCTCACCTTGCGGGTCTTGTTGTTTCGGGCGTTCATTTGCATCCTTTTCCTTATTGCGATGTTGTTACTTTAACCACTCACAAAACATTACGTGGGCCTCGAGGAGGGATGATTCTTTCTAAGAAAAAAGATAGGTTAGATAAAAAAGATAACGACCTTGCAAAGAAAATTGACAATGCTTTATTTCCGGGGAGTCAAGGAGGACCATTAGAAAATGTTATTGCCGCAAAAGCTGTTTGTTTTCTTGAAGCATCAAGGCCAAGTTTTAAAGAATACCAAAGACAAGTTGTTAAAAACGCAAGAGTAATGGCAGAAGAATTTAAAAATAATGATATTTCTGTTATAAGTGGAGGAACCGATACTCACATGGTATTAATTGATATTTCTTCTTACAGTTCTAACTCTTTAAAACTTCAGAAAGAATTAGAAAAGCTTGGTATTTATGCTAATCGAAACTCTATTCCATTTGAAAAACGGCCATTCTATAACCCATCTGGTATAAGATTGGGTTCTCCAGCGATAACAAGCCGTGGAATGAAAGAAAAGGAAGCTAAGAAAATTGCAGAAATGATATCGCTTGTAATAAAAAATATTTCAAATACTAAAATAAAAAAAGAATTTGCGAAAGAAGTAAAAAAACTTTGTAAAAAATTTCCTATTTATAAAAGCTTAAAGGTATAG
- the secE gene encoding preprotein translocase subunit SecE gives MKFNPANFFRNIPKFFSEVRKELKKVTWPTRNETINKTLLVIGISVVTAAALGGLDVFFTWVIRTVVVK, from the coding sequence ATGAAATTTAACCCTGCAAATTTTTTTAGAAATATTCCAAAATTTTTCTCTGAAGTGAGAAAGGAATTAAAGAAAGTGACATGGCCTACAAGGAACGAGACCATTAATAAAACTTTACTCGTAATTGGCATTTCAGTTGTTACAGCGGCTGCACTTGGAGGTCTTGATGTTTTTTTTACTTGGGTTATAAGGACGGTTGTCGTTAAATAA
- a CDS encoding FAD-dependent thymidylate synthase, whose amino-acid sequence MKNLTTKDLKVKFLGITPFLEDKTGNLDAQETVAFSALITFKGTSVQSLLKEVVDKGQDVNEKIKNILRKSSLKGHASMATTPVICFSYEASKFLDSAITGIIFSSSLMASGRRTDTTIKDIVYPSTISKNKKAKEIYRKASDKNIIFFNSLLNEEVQKDEASKILQYGIYGTGIVQLPIESIVSLKKEYEECKEWMPEEIGLLLKEIEKELKKYGVDLLYTTRIVAPRNTYPYPHIFRNPEMPNIVRDLSKKKKTKKLFEIISSNFVLTEGLKRKLRELKKEIQKVLKNKKTLKKEWLNLLSLRSQIARDYANALNIKILSSVAWRVWGDKKRHRTVPMVVDSVYYSVQRAAEVFKKYKKQIKEKKLKKETLDNINLVFSIPPTVRANKELLYSYLERCLDSLEVYNQLISLGVKERDAIFIIPRGLKLDVLQEYNLYNLIAGYYPLRICSSAEEELRKISVKEVGDIKNLLKKKGYSWLAEHIVPKCHVVGFCLEEESCGMVKTLSPNYDEKFHEEMKRDLEDKFQKNLNNLGK is encoded by the coding sequence ATGAAAAATCTTACGACTAAAGATTTAAAAGTAAAGTTCTTAGGAATTACTCCTTTTTTAGAAGACAAAACGGGTAATTTAGATGCTCAAGAGACAGTAGCTTTTTCTGCGCTAATAACTTTTAAAGGAACATCGGTTCAAAGTTTACTTAAAGAAGTAGTTGATAAAGGGCAAGACGTTAACGAAAAAATTAAGAATATTTTGCGGAAATCATCTCTTAAGGGACATGCTTCAATGGCTACAACGCCAGTGATTTGTTTTTCCTATGAAGCAAGTAAATTTTTGGATTCTGCAATAACTGGAATAATTTTTTCTTCGTCTCTTATGGCGTCCGGAAGAAGAACAGATACCACAATTAAAGATATAGTTTATCCATCTACTATATCAAAAAATAAAAAAGCTAAAGAAATTTACAGAAAAGCATCGGACAAAAATATTATTTTTTTTAATTCCCTTTTAAATGAAGAAGTCCAAAAGGACGAAGCAAGTAAAATACTACAATATGGGATTTATGGAACTGGTATTGTTCAGCTACCGATAGAGTCAATAGTTTCTTTAAAAAAAGAATACGAAGAATGTAAAGAATGGATGCCAGAAGAAATAGGACTTTTGTTAAAAGAAATTGAAAAAGAATTAAAAAAATATGGTGTTGATCTTTTATATACAACAAGGATTGTTGCACCAAGAAATACTTATCCTTATCCGCATATTTTCAGGAATCCCGAAATGCCAAATATTGTGCGGGATTTATCAAAAAAGAAGAAAACTAAAAAACTTTTTGAAATAATCTCAAGCAACTTTGTTCTAACAGAGGGATTAAAAAGAAAGCTTAGAGAACTTAAAAAAGAGATTCAAAAAGTATTAAAAAATAAAAAAACTCTTAAGAAAGAATGGCTTAATTTACTTTCTTTGAGAAGTCAGATTGCCCGCGATTATGCAAATGCTTTAAATATCAAAATTTTGTCTTCTGTAGCTTGGCGTGTATGGGGAGACAAAAAAAGACACAGAACAGTTCCTATGGTCGTTGATTCTGTTTATTATTCTGTTCAGAGGGCAGCTGAAGTTTTTAAGAAATACAAAAAACAAATTAAAGAAAAAAAACTAAAAAAAGAAACGTTAGATAATATTAACTTAGTTTTTTCTATCCCTCCTACTGTAAGAGCAAATAAGGAACTTCTTTATAGCTACCTTGAAAGGTGCCTAGATTCTTTAGAAGTATATAATCAATTAATAAGTCTTGGCGTTAAAGAAAGAGATGCGATATTTATTATTCCACGTGGCCTAAAACTTGATGTCCTGCAAGAATACAATCTTTATAATTTAATTGCGGGATATTATCCTTTGAGAATTTGTTCCTCAGCTGAAGAGGAATTGAGAAAAATTTCTGTTAAAGAAGTAGGAGATATCAAAAACCTTCTTAAGAAAAAAGGCTATAGTTGGTTAGCAGAGCATATAGTTCCAAAATGTCATGTCGTGGGGTTTTGTTTAGAAGAAGAAAGTTGTGGTATGGTAAAGACGCTCTCTCCAAATTATGATGAAAAATTTCACGAAGAAATGAAACGGGATCTTGAAGATAAATTTCAAAAAAATCTTAATAATTTAGGAAAATAA